In Desulfosoma caldarium, the following are encoded in one genomic region:
- a CDS encoding tetratricopeptide repeat protein, which produces MERRGGTAQKGLGTRNAGRGLSHLAALVLALSAMACSSLPSSQQEPTAWMNADDLQALGDKFLAAGDTGQALQYLVAAEKKDPKNPRVHYSLALAYAARRLPDQALTHFQKALELKPDYSEAHNALGAFYAEQGERDKAMEHFQKALANPFYRTPEKPLYNLGRLMMDQGRYGEAVAYFDEALHFQNAYAEAHLYRARSLEALGRRADARRAYKAAVTYGPQLADAQFHYGRICVAEGRTAEAIAAFRRVLRLAPGTPLADAAEVYLRRLEAQGQTP; this is translated from the coding sequence ATGGAGAGACGAGGGGGCACGGCACAGAAAGGGCTTGGAACACGAAATGCGGGGCGTGGACTCTCGCACCTTGCGGCTCTCGTGCTGGCGCTCAGCGCGATGGCCTGCTCGTCTTTGCCTTCGTCGCAACAAGAGCCCACGGCTTGGATGAACGCCGACGACCTGCAGGCTTTGGGAGACAAGTTCTTAGCGGCGGGAGACACCGGGCAGGCTCTTCAGTATCTGGTGGCCGCGGAAAAGAAGGACCCCAAAAATCCGCGCGTGCATTATAGCTTGGCTTTGGCCTATGCGGCCCGTCGCCTGCCCGATCAAGCGCTGACGCATTTTCAAAAGGCCCTGGAACTGAAGCCCGATTATTCCGAAGCCCATAACGCGCTCGGCGCTTTTTATGCGGAACAGGGCGAAAGGGACAAGGCCATGGAGCATTTTCAAAAGGCTCTGGCCAATCCCTTTTACCGCACCCCTGAAAAGCCGCTCTACAATCTGGGACGCTTGATGATGGATCAGGGCCGTTATGGCGAAGCCGTGGCCTATTTCGATGAGGCACTCCACTTTCAAAACGCCTACGCCGAAGCGCACCTTTATCGCGCACGATCCCTGGAAGCTCTGGGACGCCGGGCCGACGCACGCCGTGCCTACAAGGCCGCGGTCACCTACGGGCCTCAATTGGCGGATGCGCAATTTCATTACGGCCGCATCTGTGTCGCCGAAGGCCGCACGGCCGAAGCTATTGCCGCTTTTCGCCGGGTTCTGCGCCTCGCGCCGGGGACACCACTTGCCGATGCTGCCGAAGTTTACCTTCGCCGCTTGGAAGCTCAAGGACAGACGCCATGA
- a CDS encoding SAP domain-containing protein, which translates to MKMQEIRAKAKALGVNSFGKKKADLIREIQRAEGNFDCFGTAQGYCDQRDCCFRSLCLAESQRIRP; encoded by the coding sequence ATGAAGATGCAAGAAATTCGAGCCAAAGCCAAGGCGCTGGGTGTCAACTCTTTCGGCAAGAAAAAAGCGGACCTCATTCGAGAAATTCAAAGGGCGGAAGGAAACTTTGACTGCTTCGGCACCGCTCAAGGCTACTGCGATCAGAGGGATTGCTGTTTTCGAAGCCTATGTCTTGCAGAATCTCAACGCATTAGGCCGTGA
- a CDS encoding zinc-dependent alcohol dehydrogenase family protein — protein MKAMVLHRCAPVEHHPLVLEEHPDPEPSRREIRVKVLACGVCRTDLHVVEGELPPLGHPVIPGHQIVGRVEKRGPEAHRFREGDRVGIAWLRHTCGVCRYCQQGFENLCEKALFTGYHAPGGYATHAVVHEDFAYPIADNLSDAEATPLLCAGIIGYRSLKRALCGPSNRQPAEGPRTLALYGFGSSAHIVIQIARHWGYEVYAISRTPRHQKLARDLGAVWAGTSAKDLPVKVQHAIVFAPAGPLVPEALEHLDKGGTLALAGIYMTQIPAMDYEKHLFYEKNVHSVTANTRQDALELLETAAAVPVRAVVRTYPLTAANEALQDLKANRLEGTGVLLP, from the coding sequence ATGAAAGCCATGGTCTTACACCGGTGCGCTCCCGTCGAACACCATCCCCTCGTTTTGGAAGAGCATCCTGACCCCGAGCCGTCCCGAAGGGAAATTCGCGTGAAGGTTTTAGCCTGCGGCGTGTGCCGAACGGATCTGCACGTGGTCGAAGGGGAGCTGCCTCCTTTGGGTCATCCTGTGATTCCGGGACATCAGATCGTGGGGCGGGTGGAGAAGAGGGGCCCCGAAGCCCATCGGTTTCGGGAAGGAGACCGTGTAGGCATCGCGTGGCTGCGGCACACCTGCGGCGTGTGCCGATATTGCCAGCAAGGATTTGAAAATCTTTGCGAAAAGGCCCTATTTACCGGTTACCACGCGCCCGGCGGGTACGCCACCCACGCCGTGGTCCATGAGGATTTCGCCTACCCCATCGCGGATAACCTTTCCGATGCCGAAGCCACTCCTTTGCTGTGTGCCGGCATCATCGGATATCGCAGCCTCAAACGGGCACTGTGCGGCCCATCGAACCGCCAGCCTGCTGAAGGCCCTCGCACCTTGGCCTTGTACGGCTTTGGATCCTCCGCGCACATCGTCATTCAGATCGCTCGGCATTGGGGCTACGAAGTTTACGCCATCTCACGCACCCCTCGCCATCAAAAGCTCGCTAGGGATCTCGGCGCCGTGTGGGCAGGAACCTCCGCCAAAGATCTTCCCGTCAAGGTGCAACATGCCATTGTTTTTGCTCCGGCCGGCCCTTTGGTTCCGGAAGCTTTGGAACACCTGGACAAGGGTGGCACTCTGGCCCTTGCCGGCATCTACATGACTCAGATTCCGGCCATGGATTACGAAAAACATCTTTTCTACGAAAAAAACGTGCACAGTGTCACGGCCAACACACGGCAGGACGCGTTGGAACTTCTGGAAACCGCGGCCGCGGTGCCCGTGCGGGCCGTGGTGCGCACGTACCCTCTGACGGCGGCCAATGAAGCTCTGCAGGACCTCAAAGCGAATCGCCTCGAAGGCACGGGTGTGCTTCTTCCCTGA
- a CDS encoding FAD-dependent oxidoreductase has product MASAAALPKDVEKHLKQLFKKLPYPVTVYVVTDKNQHEAIAQIVREFVGLFRPLSDTITFHEIDLEDPRTSGWGIDRAPALVFQPERYRLSYLGVPLGEEGRSFVEMLLLLGSRHSGLSDPSRRILQRLTEPRKVRVFVSATCPYCPQQVVNAVKAAVERPDMVSVQIVDIQFHPDLAERYSAFSVPQTYANESLIAQGAQPEELFMASLEKMEQQSLFIPESDAEEIDTDLVIVGGGPAGLTAGIYAVRSGLRTAVIERGTLGGQVATTPVVENYPGFARIAGKNLVDIMVAHAMEYVDLFPNEEVMEIALSPSMTVKTNRRLFHTRSVLLATGATYRRLGVPGESRFAGRGVSFCSTCDGPLYKGKKALVIGGGNSAVTEALHLHHIGVHTTLVHRRDHLRAQEHLVKAVGNAGIPVLWNAEVKEIHGDKKVTHVELLNNKNGKTFTVPADAVFVAIGYVPENRLAQAVGAALTPEGYIQHDGFHRTTVPGIYCAGDVEGGYKQIVTAVGAGAGAAMTIFEDLSHPYWTRS; this is encoded by the coding sequence ATGGCATCCGCAGCAGCGCTTCCCAAAGACGTGGAAAAGCATCTGAAGCAGCTGTTCAAGAAACTACCCTACCCCGTCACCGTTTACGTGGTCACGGACAAGAACCAGCACGAAGCCATCGCGCAGATCGTTCGAGAATTCGTCGGGCTGTTTCGCCCTCTATCCGACACCATCACGTTTCACGAAATCGACCTTGAGGATCCTCGAACATCCGGCTGGGGTATCGACCGAGCGCCCGCTTTGGTGTTTCAACCGGAACGCTACCGACTGAGCTACCTGGGGGTGCCGTTGGGCGAAGAAGGGCGATCCTTCGTGGAAATGCTTCTGCTCCTCGGCTCCCGCCACAGTGGCCTGAGCGATCCATCGCGAAGGATTCTTCAGCGGCTCACCGAGCCACGAAAGGTTCGCGTTTTTGTCAGCGCTACCTGCCCCTATTGTCCTCAGCAGGTCGTCAACGCCGTCAAAGCCGCCGTAGAACGCCCCGACATGGTGTCCGTACAGATTGTAGACATTCAATTCCATCCGGATTTGGCGGAAAGATATTCAGCCTTCAGTGTTCCTCAGACCTATGCCAATGAGAGCCTCATCGCTCAAGGAGCCCAACCGGAAGAGCTTTTCATGGCTTCTTTGGAAAAGATGGAACAGCAGAGCCTTTTCATTCCGGAAAGTGACGCCGAAGAAATCGACACGGATCTCGTCATCGTCGGAGGCGGTCCGGCGGGATTGACCGCAGGCATCTACGCGGTGCGCAGCGGTCTGCGCACGGCCGTCATTGAGCGCGGCACATTGGGAGGGCAAGTGGCCACGACCCCCGTTGTGGAAAACTATCCGGGCTTTGCGCGCATCGCGGGAAAAAATCTGGTGGACATTATGGTTGCCCATGCCATGGAATATGTGGATCTCTTTCCCAACGAGGAAGTGATGGAAATCGCTCTTTCTCCATCCATGACCGTTAAGACCAATCGGCGCCTTTTTCACACTCGATCTGTCCTTCTGGCCACGGGAGCCACTTACCGAAGGCTGGGCGTGCCTGGGGAAAGCCGCTTCGCAGGCCGCGGCGTGAGCTTTTGCAGCACTTGCGACGGGCCGCTCTACAAAGGGAAAAAGGCGCTGGTTATCGGAGGAGGGAACAGTGCGGTCACCGAAGCATTGCACCTGCATCACATCGGCGTGCACACGACCCTGGTACATCGCCGAGACCACCTGAGGGCCCAGGAACATCTGGTCAAGGCAGTGGGGAATGCCGGCATTCCCGTGCTGTGGAACGCCGAGGTCAAGGAAATTCATGGGGACAAGAAGGTCACCCATGTGGAGCTGTTGAACAACAAAAACGGCAAGACTTTTACTGTGCCAGCCGACGCCGTCTTTGTGGCCATCGGCTACGTGCCGGAAAACCGCCTGGCTCAAGCCGTCGGTGCCGCCCTCACCCCTGAAGGTTACATTCAGCACGACGGTTTTCACCGAACCACCGTCCCGGGCATCTATTGCGCCGGTGATGTGGAAGGGGGCTACAAGCAGATCGTCACGGCCGTGGGTGCCGGAGCCGGCGCGGCCATGACCATCTTTGAAGACCTATCCCACCCGTATTGGACACGTTCCTGA
- a CDS encoding pyridoxal phosphate-dependent aminotransferase, whose protein sequence is MICRRVRHVKPFLVMDVLEKAQAMERAGESVIHLEVGEPDFPAPKAVLQAAVEALQRGETHYTHSLGLWPLREALCVYYAKTYGVTDLEPDQILVTSGSSPAFLIALSTLMDCGEEVILSNPHYACYPSFVTFLDGVPKLVPVDEEDGFQLRAEAVRRAISPRTRAVLINSPSNPTGTLMDKEHLEALADLGLWILSDEIYHGLVYKGRAHSILEFTRKAIVFNGFSKLFAMTGLRLGYLVVPKDLVRPMQALMQNFFISANSVSQWAGLAALTVPEVQDDVARMVRTYDERRRFMIHRLRTMGFGIAVEPTGAFYVFANAKRFSHDSLALAFEILEKARVGVTPGVDFGSRGEGYLRFSYANSMENIAEAMNRLERFLAQRSS, encoded by the coding sequence ATGATTTGCCGCCGTGTGCGCCACGTCAAACCGTTTTTGGTGATGGATGTGTTGGAAAAGGCCCAGGCCATGGAGCGGGCCGGAGAATCGGTGATTCATCTGGAAGTGGGGGAGCCCGATTTTCCGGCGCCCAAAGCCGTGCTTCAGGCCGCCGTGGAAGCCCTGCAGCGTGGAGAAACCCATTACACGCACAGCCTGGGACTGTGGCCATTAAGAGAGGCGCTGTGCGTCTACTATGCCAAGACTTACGGCGTCACCGACCTGGAACCCGACCAGATTCTGGTGACGTCGGGCTCTTCGCCGGCCTTTCTGATAGCTCTAAGCACCCTCATGGACTGCGGCGAGGAAGTGATTCTCTCCAATCCCCATTATGCCTGCTATCCCAGCTTTGTGACTTTTCTTGACGGCGTGCCCAAGCTAGTGCCCGTGGACGAAGAAGACGGCTTTCAGTTGCGGGCCGAAGCGGTGCGCCGCGCCATAAGCCCTCGAACCCGTGCCGTGCTCATCAATTCCCCGTCCAACCCCACGGGAACCCTCATGGACAAGGAACATCTGGAAGCTCTGGCGGATCTGGGCTTATGGATTTTGAGCGATGAAATCTACCATGGACTGGTCTACAAAGGACGGGCTCATTCCATTCTGGAATTTACGCGCAAGGCCATCGTCTTTAACGGTTTTTCCAAACTCTTTGCCATGACCGGACTGCGACTGGGCTACCTCGTGGTGCCCAAGGACTTGGTGCGGCCCATGCAAGCCCTGATGCAAAATTTTTTCATCTCTGCCAATTCCGTGTCTCAATGGGCCGGGCTGGCCGCTTTGACGGTCCCGGAAGTTCAAGACGATGTGGCCCGCATGGTGCGCACCTATGATGAGCGGCGCCGTTTCATGATACACAGGCTGCGCACCATGGGCTTCGGCATTGCCGTGGAACCGACGGGAGCCTTTTACGTCTTTGCCAATGCCAAGAGGTTCTCCCACGATTCCTTGGCCTTGGCCTTTGAAATCCTGGAAAAGGCTCGCGTGGGGGTCACTCCCGGTGTGGATTTCGGAAGCCGAGGCGAAGGCTATCTGCGTTTCAGCTACGCCAATTCCATGGAAAACATCGCCGAAGCCATGAATCGCCTGGAACGCTTTCTGGCTCAGCGAAGCTCATGA
- the yihA gene encoding ribosome biogenesis GTP-binding protein YihA/YsxC — MCAVPVIRSAEYVTSAVAPQGYPQEGLPEVAFAGRSNVGKSSLINILLGRKKLVRTSATPGRTQTLNFFRINDAFVFVDLPGYGYAKVPPEIRKQWGPMVEQYLTTRRELAGLVHIMDLRHPPTADDLQLWNWLQSHGLHAVPVLTKADKVPRSKRLPHAQAASRLLGVAVTDIVLFSATTREGVEALWARLLPWIQQPA, encoded by the coding sequence ATGTGCGCCGTGCCTGTCATTCGATCCGCGGAGTACGTCACATCCGCGGTAGCCCCACAGGGTTACCCACAGGAAGGGCTTCCTGAAGTGGCCTTTGCGGGCCGATCCAACGTTGGAAAGTCTTCGCTCATCAACATCCTGCTCGGCAGAAAAAAGCTCGTACGCACCAGCGCCACACCGGGCCGCACGCAGACCCTCAACTTCTTTCGCATCAACGACGCCTTTGTCTTCGTCGATCTGCCAGGGTACGGGTACGCCAAAGTGCCTCCGGAAATTCGAAAACAATGGGGACCCATGGTGGAACAATACCTCACCACACGGCGAGAACTGGCGGGCCTCGTGCACATCATGGACCTGAGGCATCCTCCCACAGCCGACGACCTGCAGCTCTGGAACTGGCTGCAGTCGCACGGTCTTCACGCCGTGCCCGTGCTGACTAAGGCCGACAAGGTTCCTCGAAGCAAACGCCTGCCGCACGCGCAGGCAGCCTCGCGCCTGCTTGGTGTTGCCGTGACGGACATCGTCCTCTTTTCGGCAACCACTCGAGAAGGGGTCGAAGCCCTGTGGGCACGACTTCTTCCCTGGATTCAACAACCGGCATAA
- a CDS encoding translocation/assembly module TamB domain-containing protein: MGSIKGQEKTPLNSKRSHRPLHPAPVFSGFFKAWIVLAALVLGVPLLTVLLMHAPWVQEWAMQTVVQRVHQETGLHLTVGGFRWFPLGNLRLKDVSVESNKGPVFITESLTIRYNWRWSKPYLALGDVTLHRPYVRLEKGNDGQWHVPLPKLEDREKKGDRARWWARWPVPQVTVVSGRLQGFDGERCVLNVSEMTGTLRVRDGLEDGSLGVEVRLDPWRMEFLVPVRSQLTLTAQAFLKDQDLYVKTLQMTVNETSRIAVSGTWYDFPQGSFSAQVRLMPCSWAIKGWGGGKGAEALSGILEGLIDLEGTPARLDGRYDLRGSHGSFVGTARWAASKDRALLTADTSITGLVLPWDSKGASTVSGKTHLVIEHRKGGTTKISFALSQGRFSTEKMTMQDLILDVDFQEGIFVVRRASGRWDKGGYVEASGIIEGTPSTNAPARRPNLRLDVKADQVPLTLFQHLVPDHELAGVVSGQGKLQGAWPLLTWTGHMTGRDVGVDAFRSKAVRIDGTSDLSSLQAARKLTVELSSFAYGQYAGDFLLIRVHQQAEANTADVVAQGRRVAALDHLNLKGKLTSPEDSYKVFRMDKADFSFAGDKYAAQGELRVGARAVHVSSLRVIRGDEEMQLQGALRISGPLDVLVRLRHLDMAFWLSRFVPETSWKGGLKKWLQGRLDTQVRLKGTAEKPTVVLNGSLNQLSVPGLEQTFVPFSGRYEAGTLTLRVKLQAASLNTPVLLDGAWPLDLRFAPWTCRLRDGANGQLRSTARDVPLESLQAIIPLKELKGLASWDVRLVGSLKNPRLKGSGAVRGASFLWPGWTEKVQELEIRWRAEESSIHLESAEFVLLGSRGRAQGELLLPGGRFGGYALQVAGDDVRFPEIFGIEGQGSVRGTVTQKGYGFAPKIVGEVSLHKVSINLGELEKDVARQIRLVEETGQGSKVLLGTRRTQPRKMNGFENVAMQLKIHLPPKDAWVRGFGLEAEVHGAVTLDKLQGGSIQLHGTLWTSRGQYAFQGVHMRVEEGELTFRGETPPDPFLSVTCQKDLRDVIVTASLTGQLSRPRLVFSSFPEMDQVDIVSVLLYGRPAKELSARQARELRDRGVQFVWGGTTPVVKSLLGDLPLSPDAVDIKGSENGSVLEIGKHLTPELYVTYQKSLEGAEKDELRAEYRVNRFLSVESQVGGEDRAGVDVLFRYDFGR; encoded by the coding sequence GTGGGATCTATCAAAGGTCAAGAAAAAACACCTTTAAACTCCAAAAGAAGCCATCGGCCTTTGCATCCTGCGCCGGTTTTCTCAGGCTTTTTCAAGGCCTGGATTGTCCTTGCCGCCCTCGTGCTTGGTGTCCCGCTGCTCACCGTGCTCTTAATGCACGCCCCCTGGGTGCAAGAGTGGGCGATGCAGACTGTGGTCCAGCGCGTGCATCAGGAAACGGGCCTGCATCTAACCGTGGGCGGGTTTCGGTGGTTTCCTTTGGGCAACCTTCGCCTGAAGGACGTATCCGTGGAATCCAACAAAGGCCCCGTGTTTATCACGGAGTCCTTGACCATTCGCTACAACTGGCGCTGGTCGAAACCGTATCTTGCCCTGGGCGATGTGACGCTTCACAGGCCGTATGTGCGACTGGAAAAGGGCAATGACGGCCAATGGCACGTTCCACTGCCCAAGCTCGAGGACAGAGAAAAGAAGGGTGACCGAGCGAGGTGGTGGGCGCGATGGCCTGTGCCCCAGGTCACCGTGGTTTCCGGGCGCCTTCAGGGTTTTGATGGGGAACGATGCGTCCTGAATGTGTCCGAGATGACCGGAACGCTGCGAGTGCGCGATGGATTGGAGGATGGTTCTTTGGGAGTGGAGGTGAGGCTAGACCCGTGGCGCATGGAATTCCTGGTACCCGTGCGAAGCCAGCTCACACTGACCGCCCAGGCTTTCCTCAAGGACCAAGACCTTTACGTGAAGACGCTTCAAATGACGGTCAATGAAACGTCACGCATAGCGGTGAGTGGAACCTGGTATGATTTTCCTCAAGGTAGCTTCTCGGCGCAGGTTCGGCTGATGCCCTGTTCATGGGCCATTAAAGGCTGGGGAGGCGGCAAGGGGGCAGAAGCGCTGTCCGGCATTCTGGAAGGCCTCATCGATCTCGAAGGCACTCCGGCACGGCTTGACGGCCGGTACGATCTTCGAGGATCTCATGGAAGTTTTGTGGGCACGGCTCGTTGGGCCGCTTCCAAAGACAGGGCCCTTCTCACGGCAGATACGTCGATCACGGGACTGGTGCTGCCTTGGGATAGCAAGGGGGCATCCACCGTGTCGGGAAAAACGCACCTGGTCATAGAGCATCGAAAAGGTGGCACAACGAAAATAAGCTTTGCCCTTTCCCAGGGACGCTTCAGCACGGAAAAGATGACCATGCAGGATCTGATCTTGGATGTGGATTTTCAGGAAGGCATCTTCGTGGTGCGGCGGGCTTCGGGTCGATGGGACAAGGGTGGCTATGTGGAAGCGTCCGGGATCATCGAAGGCACACCATCCACAAACGCGCCGGCACGTCGTCCGAATCTACGTCTTGACGTCAAGGCCGATCAGGTGCCTTTGACCCTTTTTCAGCATCTGGTGCCTGACCATGAGCTGGCGGGGGTGGTCTCGGGTCAGGGTAAACTGCAGGGGGCCTGGCCGCTGTTGACCTGGACGGGGCACATGACGGGACGGGATGTGGGGGTGGATGCGTTTCGATCCAAAGCCGTGCGAATCGACGGCACTTCTGACCTTTCAAGTCTGCAGGCGGCTCGAAAACTAACCGTGGAACTCTCGTCCTTTGCCTACGGACAGTATGCCGGGGACTTTCTCTTGATCAGGGTCCATCAGCAGGCCGAGGCAAACACGGCGGACGTGGTCGCGCAAGGACGCCGCGTCGCGGCCTTGGATCATCTGAACCTCAAAGGCAAGCTGACGTCCCCAGAGGATTCTTACAAGGTGTTTCGCATGGACAAGGCGGATTTTTCCTTTGCTGGAGACAAATATGCGGCTCAAGGGGAACTCCGCGTCGGTGCAAGGGCTGTGCACGTGTCGTCGCTGCGTGTGATTCGAGGGGACGAGGAGATGCAGCTGCAAGGAGCCCTGAGAATTTCGGGGCCCTTGGATGTCTTGGTGCGCTTGCGACACCTTGATATGGCCTTTTGGCTGTCGCGCTTTGTCCCTGAAACTTCATGGAAAGGCGGTCTCAAGAAATGGCTTCAGGGACGCTTGGATACTCAGGTGCGTCTTAAGGGAACGGCGGAAAAGCCCACCGTGGTTCTGAACGGGTCTCTCAACCAGCTGTCTGTGCCTGGCCTGGAACAAACTTTTGTGCCCTTTTCAGGACGTTATGAAGCGGGCACGCTGACCCTTCGCGTTAAACTCCAAGCCGCGTCCTTGAACACTCCCGTGCTTTTGGACGGGGCGTGGCCGCTGGACCTTCGATTTGCGCCGTGGACGTGCCGCCTTCGCGACGGGGCGAATGGGCAACTGCGATCCACAGCCCGGGATGTGCCCCTGGAAAGCCTGCAGGCCATCATCCCGTTAAAAGAACTTAAAGGTTTGGCTTCCTGGGACGTGCGCCTTGTGGGTTCCTTGAAAAACCCCCGTTTGAAAGGTTCGGGCGCTGTGCGTGGTGCATCCTTTCTGTGGCCCGGCTGGACGGAAAAGGTGCAGGAGCTTGAGATCCGTTGGCGGGCCGAGGAATCCTCCATTCACTTGGAATCTGCGGAATTTGTCTTGCTCGGCAGCCGAGGACGAGCTCAAGGAGAACTCCTCTTGCCTGGAGGCCGTTTTGGCGGCTACGCGCTCCAGGTTGCCGGAGATGATGTGCGGTTCCCTGAAATTTTTGGTATCGAAGGGCAAGGCTCGGTGCGCGGAACCGTGACACAGAAGGGCTATGGCTTTGCCCCTAAGATTGTGGGTGAAGTGAGTCTTCACAAGGTTTCGATCAATCTTGGAGAATTGGAAAAGGACGTGGCCCGTCAGATTCGCCTCGTTGAAGAAACCGGCCAGGGTTCCAAAGTTCTTCTCGGCACACGACGAACCCAGCCCAGAAAAATGAACGGCTTTGAAAACGTGGCGATGCAACTCAAGATTCACTTGCCACCAAAGGATGCCTGGGTGCGCGGATTCGGTTTGGAAGCCGAGGTGCACGGAGCGGTCACCCTTGATAAGCTCCAAGGCGGTTCCATACAACTTCACGGCACCCTCTGGACTTCCAGAGGCCAATATGCCTTTCAGGGAGTTCACATGCGAGTGGAGGAAGGGGAGCTCACGTTTCGAGGTGAGACGCCGCCGGATCCATTTCTGTCGGTGACGTGTCAAAAAGATCTTCGGGACGTGATCGTCACGGCGTCGCTCACGGGCCAGCTCAGCCGCCCAAGGCTGGTCTTTTCCAGTTTCCCGGAAATGGACCAGGTGGACATTGTGTCCGTGCTGCTCTACGGTCGCCCGGCCAAGGAACTCAGCGCACGACAAGCCCGAGAGCTTCGGGATCGCGGTGTTCAGTTTGTGTGGGGAGGGACCACGCCCGTGGTGAAAAGCCTTTTGGGTGACTTGCCCCTTTCACCGGATGCGGTGGATATTAAAGGGAGCGAAAACGGCAGTGTGCTGGAAATCGGCAAGCACCTGACCCCCGAACTCTATGTCACCTACCAAAAGAGCCTGGAGGGGGCTGAGAAGGATGAGCTGCGCGCGGAATACCGCGTGAACCGCTTTCTTTCCGTGGAAAGTCAAGTGGGAGGAGAAGATCGGGCAGGTGTGGACGTGCTTTTTCGCTACGATTTCGGCCGATGA